Proteins encoded in a region of the Candidatus Obscuribacter sp. genome:
- a CDS encoding DUF4926 domain-containing protein, producing the protein MFQEGDVVKLLVSTLVEWDDKQVQLSPGIFGTIVAESKAASIQLVEFCNSEGLTIAMVPIASTTLELHRKAVTEDFESLKNQTGSAPKIAS; encoded by the coding sequence ATGTTTCAAGAGGGTGACGTAGTAAAGCTTTTAGTTTCTACACTCGTTGAGTGGGATGATAAACAAGTGCAGTTATCACCTGGAATATTTGGCACAATAGTTGCTGAAAGTAAGGCCGCAAGCATTCAGTTGGTAGAGTTTTGTAATAGTGAAGGTTTGACTATTGCCATGGTACCAATCGCCTCAACAACCCTGGAACTGCACCGCAAAGCTGTAACTGAAGATTTTGAATCACTCAAAAATCAGACAGGTAGTGCGCCAAAAATCGCTAGTTAA
- a CDS encoding imidazolonepropionase, translating to MDTSTSKNSAVQAVINAGELITAHSAGPKVDADLSNLGIIKNGAVVYQDGIIIDVGTTDSMLSKHQPTSIIDASGQVVMPGFVDPHTHLVHMGSRHEEYECKIAGKSYADLHKVGGIRYTVGMTRQASADDLYAKAYHDLDIMLLHGTTTAEAKSGYGLDRANELKLLNVAKRLNDNHPIDLVSTFLGAHTVPEEYKDDKAGYVALVRQMLSDAAPLAEFCDVWCDALGFSVEQCREILDDARAHGMKLKLHIEQTSNFGGAALAGQCKAVSADHLDFLSVDGISAMRQAGVIGILLPGVTFHLMEFKKDIPVKEMIDSGMAVALATDYNPGTCRTQSMQAILDCACRLYRMTYAQAINAATINAAFALDRGSTVGSLAPGKKADMAIFDCTEHGIIINNFGVNHVHTVIKDGNVVVRDRQLCYQ from the coding sequence ATGGATACTTCGACAAGTAAAAACAGTGCTGTGCAGGCAGTAATAAACGCCGGGGAGCTTATTACAGCTCACAGCGCAGGACCTAAAGTCGATGCCGACTTGTCTAATTTGGGTATCATCAAAAACGGAGCAGTTGTCTATCAAGATGGCATTATCATTGATGTCGGCACCACAGACTCCATGCTAAGCAAGCACCAGCCCACAAGCATAATCGACGCTAGTGGTCAGGTGGTCATGCCAGGGTTTGTCGATCCCCATACACATCTAGTGCATATGGGCTCGCGCCATGAAGAATACGAATGCAAAATCGCCGGCAAAAGTTACGCAGACCTGCACAAAGTGGGCGGCATACGCTACACAGTCGGCATGACCAGACAAGCCAGCGCAGACGATCTATACGCTAAGGCTTACCATGATCTCGATATTATGCTCTTACACGGCACCACCACCGCCGAGGCCAAAAGCGGTTATGGACTGGATAGAGCAAACGAGCTCAAACTTTTAAACGTAGCAAAGCGCCTCAATGACAATCACCCTATTGATCTGGTCTCGACGTTTTTGGGTGCCCATACTGTACCGGAAGAATACAAAGACGACAAAGCTGGTTATGTCGCCCTGGTCCGCCAGATGCTCTCAGATGCTGCACCTCTGGCTGAATTTTGTGACGTCTGGTGTGATGCCCTGGGTTTTAGCGTGGAGCAGTGCAGAGAAATACTCGATGATGCCAGAGCACACGGTATGAAACTCAAACTGCATATCGAACAAACCTCAAACTTTGGCGGAGCCGCTCTTGCTGGTCAATGCAAAGCCGTATCGGCAGATCATCTGGACTTTTTGTCAGTGGACGGCATCTCAGCAATGCGTCAGGCTGGTGTCATTGGTATCCTCTTGCCGGGAGTGACATTCCATCTGATGGAGTTTAAAAAAGATATACCAGTCAAAGAAATGATCGATAGCGGCATGGCAGTGGCCCTAGCCACCGATTACAATCCTGGCACTTGCCGCACTCAGTCAATGCAAGCCATACTAGACTGCGCTTGTAGGCTCTACCGCATGACTTATGCTCAGGCTATTAATGCCGCTACCATCAACGCTGCCTTTGCCTTAGATAGAGGCAGCACAGTGGGCAGCCTGGCGCCTGGCAAAAAAGCAGATATGGCCATATTTGATTGCACCGAGCACGGTATCATTATCAACAACTTTGGCGTCAACCACGTCCATACAGTAATTAAAGACGGTAACGTAGTAGTGCGTGATAGACAGCTATGCTATCAGTGA
- a CDS encoding CoA transferase — protein MTLAKIKILDFTHLLPGEVASTLLSDMGAQILRIEKLQKGLNESLPPIVDGESLYFWALHRNKKRIRLDLKKESAKELIKKLVKDADVILENFRPGVMERLGLGYETLKSINPAIVYCSISGYGSHSKWSNRPGHDLTFVAEAGILDETLDRDGAPVLPGVFISDYMSGSYGALAVVAALYQVKETSAGQHLEISMFESALSTLSVLGTVDMRLGLEELHSRYPENLPNHRIYRCKDKRFLACAPFEPQFWQIFLHKIERTDLTKYDVIEDKVILIEEVSKTIAQKTFKEWMAIFNEPPDCCVSPVNTVDEALDFLPEGRNRVVTAIEHDKIGTIHQIKSPLYQLFAKRDSDVFYTDTDACLAEVLKTLDYSQSEIEKIKQEQASK, from the coding sequence ATGACACTTGCCAAAATCAAAATACTGGACTTTACCCATCTTTTGCCAGGTGAAGTGGCATCAACTTTGCTCAGTGATATGGGTGCGCAAATATTACGCATCGAAAAACTGCAAAAGGGTTTGAACGAATCGCTGCCTCCCATAGTCGATGGAGAGAGCCTCTATTTTTGGGCATTACATCGCAACAAAAAACGAATCAGACTGGACTTAAAAAAAGAGAGCGCCAAAGAGCTTATTAAAAAGCTTGTCAAAGATGCTGACGTCATCCTCGAAAACTTCAGACCTGGTGTAATGGAACGCCTGGGGCTGGGTTATGAAACACTCAAGTCAATCAATCCAGCTATTGTTTACTGCTCAATCTCAGGCTATGGCTCTCACTCCAAATGGTCCAATCGACCCGGTCATGATCTAACTTTTGTAGCCGAGGCTGGTATCCTTGATGAGACACTAGACCGTGATGGTGCGCCTGTACTACCTGGTGTCTTTATCTCAGACTATATGTCAGGCTCATACGGAGCACTGGCAGTAGTGGCAGCACTCTATCAAGTCAAAGAGACTAGTGCCGGGCAACACTTAGAGATAAGCATGTTTGAATCCGCCCTCTCCACACTCAGTGTGCTGGGCACAGTCGATATGAGACTGGGATTGGAAGAACTGCACAGCCGCTATCCCGAAAACCTGCCAAATCACCGCATTTACCGCTGCAAAGATAAACGCTTCCTTGCTTGCGCCCCTTTTGAGCCACAGTTTTGGCAAATATTTTTGCACAAAATAGAGCGCACTGATTTGACTAAATATGATGTCATCGAAGACAAAGTAATACTAATAGAGGAAGTCTCTAAAACAATTGCTCAAAAGACTTTTAAAGAGTGGATGGCAATCTTTAATGAGCCGCCAGACTGCTGCGTCTCACCAGTAAATACGGTGGATGAGGCTCTGGACTTTTTGCCAGAGGGACGCAATCGTGTCGTGACAGCTATCGAGCACGATAAAATCGGTACAATCCATCAAATCAAAAGCCCTTTGTACCAGCTCTTTGCCAAAAGGGACAGTGATGTCTTTTATACTGATACCGATGCCTGCCTGGCAGAAGTCTTGAAGACTTTAGATTACAGTCAAAGCGAAATTGAAAAAATCAAGCAAGAACAAGCGAGCAAATAG
- a CDS encoding cobalamin-dependent protein (Presence of a B(12) (cobalamin)-binding domain implies dependence on cobalamin itself, in one of its several forms, or in some unusual lineages, dependence on a cobalamin-like analog.) has protein sequence MQVKMILSALTEAKSPFFRPIKYSLFPPLGLATLAAYLSEDDDITIVDEHVEELNLDDTPDLVVIQVYITSAFRSYRIADHYRAKGCYVVMGGLHVTSLPDEAAEHADTIMLGPAGDAWPQFIADFRARRPQKRYVSTVRTLEGKPSIRRDLIKRERYLCPNSIVVSRGCPHTCDFCYKEAFYKGGRSFYTQMVDDALAEIEKLPGRHVYFLDDHLLGNERFANALFDGMVGMGKVFQAASTVQAILRPGLIEKAARAGMRSCFVGFETLDAGNLSEHDKYQNLNRDYNAAIKRVHDNGIMVNGSFVFGMDNDDSSVFSRTVDWAVSQSIETATFHIMTPYPSTELHNRMTREGRMVHRNWDLYDTRHVVYKPTRLTPQELEQGYWRAYKDFYSWSNLFKSANLKPDMRARMRHLSYAAGWKKFEPVWDMLIRTRQVTRMLPMLEAVLAAYGRFSSPVQQRPKAVPGAVSDISLETEESLIA, from the coding sequence ATGCAAGTTAAGATGATTTTGTCAGCTTTGACTGAGGCTAAAAGTCCATTTTTTAGACCAATCAAATACTCACTCTTTCCCCCACTGGGACTGGCTACTCTGGCTGCTTATCTAAGTGAGGACGATGACATTACGATAGTAGATGAGCATGTCGAGGAGCTCAATTTAGACGATACTCCAGATCTTGTAGTAATCCAGGTCTACATTACCTCTGCCTTTCGCTCATATCGCATCGCTGATCATTACCGGGCCAAAGGCTGTTATGTAGTGATGGGCGGTCTGCATGTTACGTCGCTCCCCGATGAGGCAGCCGAGCATGCAGACACGATTATGCTGGGACCAGCAGGTGACGCCTGGCCTCAGTTTATTGCTGACTTTAGAGCACGTCGGCCGCAAAAGCGCTATGTCTCTACTGTACGCACACTTGAGGGTAAGCCCTCCATCAGGCGCGATCTGATTAAGCGTGAGCGCTATCTTTGTCCCAATTCTATTGTGGTCTCTCGCGGTTGTCCTCATACCTGCGACTTTTGCTACAAAGAGGCGTTTTATAAAGGTGGGCGCTCTTTTTATACACAGATGGTGGACGATGCTTTAGCTGAAATTGAAAAACTGCCAGGGCGTCATGTTTATTTTTTAGATGATCACTTGCTCGGCAATGAGCGCTTTGCCAACGCTTTATTTGATGGCATGGTGGGGATGGGCAAGGTCTTCCAGGCGGCATCGACTGTGCAGGCAATACTCAGACCAGGCTTGATAGAAAAGGCAGCCAGAGCTGGTATGCGCAGTTGTTTTGTCGGCTTTGAGACCCTTGATGCTGGTAATTTGAGTGAGCACGATAAATATCAAAATCTCAATCGAGATTACAATGCAGCTATAAAACGTGTCCACGACAATGGCATTATGGTCAATGGTAGTTTTGTTTTTGGCATGGACAATGACGATAGTTCAGTCTTTAGTCGCACAGTGGATTGGGCTGTCAGTCAGAGTATTGAGACAGCGACATTTCACATCATGACGCCCTATCCCAGTACTGAGCTGCACAATCGTATGACCAGAGAAGGTCGCATGGTACACCGCAACTGGGATCTCTATGATACCAGGCATGTGGTGTATAAGCCTACCAGGCTCACTCCCCAGGAGCTTGAGCAAGGCTACTGGAGAGCCTACAAGGATTTTTATAGTTGGAGCAATCTCTTTAAGAGTGCTAATCTCAAACCTGATATGCGAGCCAGAATGCGGCACTTATCCTATGCCGCTGGCTGGAAGAAGTTTGAGCCTGTCTGGGATATGCTCATTCGCACCAGGCAGGTGACGCGTATGCTGCCCATGCTGGAGGCTGTACTGGCGGCTTATGGTCGCTTTAGCTCACCGGTGCAGCAAAGACCTAAAGCAGTGCCTGGAGCGGTCTCAGATATTAGCTTAGAGACCGAAGAATCACTGATAGCATAG